Genomic segment of Malus domestica chromosome 15, GDT2T_hap1:
CCGttggtttttcttgttttactGCAAATTTGCTAACCAGGAGAGGAAGTTGATGAACACTATCCGACAATATCAAGTCCCGCTGCAAAAGTACATGGCGTTAACGGAGCTCCAGGTAGTTTTTCTTTTACCAGTATTGGTTTTGTTTAAGGTTGAATTCGGGTTTACTTGTGCAGTTGGACTTGTACTCTGTGACTGATCGGTGTTTCAAACTTTCAAATGTGTTAAATGACAATAGGGGTTTACTGCTTACATTTTGCCTAATCACTTTTTGCTGAAACAAAGATGTAGAGGACCATTCAAGTTTTCTTTGATTAACAGGAGAGGAATGAGAGGCTGTTCTACAAACTGCTCATTGATAATGTCGAGGAATTACTTCCGATTGTCTACACTCCGACTGTTGGTGAGGCTTGCCAGAAATTCGGAAGCATCTTCAGGCGCCCTCAGGGTCTATACATTAGTCTGAAAGAGAAGTATGAACATCTATTTGCACagtgatttttcatttctctcaacATAAACTTAACGTGAAAATCCCTTGAACATTACAGGGGTAAAGTTCTAGAGGTATTGAAGAACTGGCCTGAAAGGACTGTTCAGGTTATTGTCGTGACTGATGGTGAACGTATATTGGGACTTGGTGACCTCGGTTGTCAGGTAAGGTGTTGGAAGCATCTTCCCTTTGATttaagaactttttttttttttttaaataacaatGAAAATGGAAAGTTACCTGCCCTCACATGACGCTGTTGAACTTGTTTTAGGGGATGGGAATTCCCGTAGGGAAGTTGGCTTTGTACACGGCACTTGGAGGAGTTCGCCCCTCAGCAGTAAGCGTTTTCCTATTTACTAATTACCAATCATTGTTTACACTTGAAGTGGTTGCATTGCAAATCATTGATGTCATAGcgtttttattcattttaaccaagaattacatggactttCTCTGCAGTGTTTGCCTGTGACGATTGATGTTGGGACAAACAATGAGCAGTTGCTGGAGGATGAGTTTTACATCGGACTCAGACAAAAGAGGACAAGGGGAAAGGTTTCCCTTACTCTAGTCTCTTGTTAATTTACGTGCATGATCTAGAATTATACAGCTTAACTTAATGTGAGAGATTTTGATCGTACTTGCAGGAGTATGAGGATCTTTTACAAGAGTTCATGAGTGCCGTCAAGCAGAACTATGGCGAAAAAGTTATTGTACAGGTTACCTCTTATGTTACATCATCTACTCATCAGATTTTTGGGGTATAAATTTTCACGTAGTTCTGAGGTTGTCTAGTCCCTTTATATTGAAATGTGCAGTTTGAAGATTTTGCAAACCACAATGCTTTCGAGCTGCTGTCCAGATATAGAACATCTCATCTCGTCTTCAATGATGACATACAGGTACAAATTAAGTAACTGACGGAGCTTGCACGATAGCCTTTAGGTTAGGTACACCTTGTTTCTTTGCCCTTTGAATCATTGTTTCCTTGTATCAGGGGACGGCATCTGTAGTTCTTGCAGGAGTTGTGGCAGCACTTAAATTGATAGGTGGTTCCATGTCTGAGCACAGGTTTTTGTTCCTTGGTGCCGGCGAAGTAAGACACTGTTAATATATTTGTCAATTTGTATCTTTACTACATCAGATTGGTGGAGAATTAAGAGTAGTCTAGCTCTAAATTATAATTCTCATCCTACTGTTACTTCGTGGTCGTAGGCTGGTACCGGTATAGCAGAGCTAATAGCTCTTGAGATCTCAAAAAAGGTATTTACTTTTTAAAATCATATACATGCGGCATGCCAATTCGGGAGATGGAAAGAACTTCTAGACATGATTGATCAATGGCCTTCTGTTTATCTTTTGTAGACAAAAGTTCCTGTGGAAGAGACCCGTAAGAAGATCTGGCTTGTTGATTCGAAGGTGGGTAGCATGCTCGATCAAGATTCTGACTGTCCGTTATCAAATTTTCTTACTGCCTCTCACATACTTAATGCAGCACACGAATTGTCTTGCAGGGATTGATTGTTAGCTCTCGTAAAGATTCTCTTCAACATTTTAAGCAGCCTTGGGCTCATGAACATGAGCCTGTTAAGGATCTTCTGGATGCTGTCAAGGTTTGAATCAGTCAATCATCTGATATATTTATAGATACATAAATTTGTATAAGTCTCGGTTTTTATCGCACATTCATACTTCATCAGGCAATTAAACCAACTGTTCTTATCGGATCATCTGGTGTTGGAAGAACATTTACAAAGGAAGTGATCGAAGCAGTATCGTCCTTCAATGAGGTAATCGTCTCCTTTCTCTTACCCCCTTTCCGTGTATATCTTCTTGTATATGGGCGTAACAATTTCAGCACCGGTTTTATTGATATCAAGACATGAATGCTGCAGAAACCTCTTATTTTGGCTCTTTCCAACCCAACATCACAATCTGAATGTACCGCTGAAGAAGCTTATACTTACAGTGAGGTATAACAGTTACGTTCACATCTAATCTGTTGTTACTTGATTGAGGATAAATGAAGTAATTTCTCTTTCGTGATTCTTGTCTGGCTTCCATTTCCCAGGGTCGCGCAATTTTTGCCAGCGGAAGTCCATTTGATCCTGTTGAGTACAATGGCAAAGTTTTCATTCCTGGCCAGGTAATGCAAATGTAGCTTGTAGTTTGAAGACCAACTTTAAAAACATTGGTTTGAGTATCAATAACTGAGATTTTTTTGTCGTCCTTCTTAATTCAGTCCAACAATGCATACATTTTTCCTGGATTCGGTCTGGGTTTGGTTATCTCTGGAGCAATCCGTGTTCACGATGACATGCTTCTGGCAGCCTGTAAGTAGATGGCAGATTTTGAACAACTTAATTTTGAGAAAGCATGGAAAGTAGAACTTGTATCGCATATTCCAACTTTGCGTTTACCATTTGTTCAAATTTTTGGTTCTTCTCCTAAAAACAGCGGAAGCTTTGGCGGGGCTAGTTTCTGAGGAGAATTTTGCACAGGGGCTGATTTATCCACCATTGTCAAACATCAGAAAGATTTCTGCCCAAATAGCTGCTAATGTAGCTGCAAAAGCATATGACCTTGGTaagtattcttcttcttcttttttttactttgGTGTGATCGGAGTTCAAACTGAAAAAACTGTCATTTCTTCCATGCATCATGCAACTCTTTTTCATCTTATGCTTTTGCAGGGGTGGCTACGCGTCTCCCTCGTCCTGAGAATCTTCTGAAGTATGCCGAGAGTTGCATGTACAGTCCCATCTACCGAAACTACCGCTGAGCAATCCGCGGCCCCATCTTTTGTTGTGTGTATGCTTCGCTTCGATGCTAATTATCAagaatttgttttcttaaaatgtTGTATGAGTGCTTGTGAAATTAGTGAGAGATGATGCTTGTATATCATCTGTTTCCAAATTCGAATAAATATGCTAATTGTACTTGTTCCTCCATATCAATTGCATTAGCTTCCGTTCACATTTTGCTCTTTGATGTCGGTGACGACAGTCACCCGGGCTACAATTCATACGTTAGTTCCGATAGTTATTCAAATGTGTTTCTTCAAAGAGTGCACTTATGTTGTTAAAACGAGCGATAAAGCAAAAAATCAACATAGGATCTCGATTGCAGGGGCAAATACTCTTGAGCCACTTGAACTATAAGCTGCCCTTTGCAAGTGTCAACTGCGCACTCAACGCCACTTTCTAAAAGCAAATGGAATAATATATGTGGCACCAAAGACACAAAGAAGATGGTGGTTTCCTTTTCATTCATTGGAAAATTAGGGTTCTTACCCCACCATTGTGGGCACTAACATGGCTAGAAGCCAAGTAACGACTATAGTGTTGATATTAATCATATGAGGAAGTGCATTCTTCAATTACGACTATAATGTTACCGCACTCGGTTTTACCGTGAACCCCAGATATGCAGCCGTACGACACACATTGTACCGTACGTTTAATTTACAACGAATTATATGTTTTGTACCAGGTCAGTACGGTACAGAATCTGCAACAAAATTGGTTGAAATTGCATTGTGGTAGGGTACCAGATTACAGGGTTATATGAATTTATAAAGTGGTACAGTTGGAATACTAATGTAGCACATTATCAAGTGCAACAATGGTTGAACTATATGGAAACTTATGTTTGCTATCTGAGAGGACGGTGattcatcttcatttgcagGAGAACAACAAACTTAATTGTTATGTTCCGTGTAGACATTCAGATCAGCGTAAGTATCGTAATAGCTCTGCCTCAGGTAAGTTTGGCACAAGATCGGAGGAAACCTGGAAAAGTAGACAGATACAGGAATGCAGCGAACAGTAAGAATATCATTCTAAATGCTTTATGATTCGAATTTCAAAACCGCCATGCTTTGGCTACATAAATTTTTTCAGTAGCTAAAATACCTATACAATAGTTCCAGCATAATATTTATGTCAGAACTTACTTGGGAGGGTACTTTTCAGATTTGCAGGTAGGCAAGCACTCAACAAGACAATCATGACTTGGTTCTATAAAGTATGCGATCTGCCAAGGAAGAGAAGCAACTGAGATGTATCGTCCAAAATGCGAAAGTATGTGctgtaaagaaagaaaaataaaattggtaTATCGTATATGTGAAAGTTAACAGAACGAATGCCATGTAAAACccgagaaaagaaaacaaaaatcaagTAATTGAGCCCATGTACAATTCCGGCACAGATAAAATAAGCGAAATTGATGGTTTACATTTGAATCAGATGACTGGACATAATCAACAAGAGAATCTTACACAGCATAAAAACACTGAAAACTGATATAGTCTAGTATGCCATGAAATAGAAAAAGTAAAGAAGAAAAGGAGTCATACAGAGTATCTGTCTTGACCGTTCCCTGCAACTCTATGCAATGTGGACCTGAGCACAAAATCAAAGCAGGAGCATGCGTCACAATAGTTGAATACGAAAATTCTAAAAGGAGAATGCACATATATAAAGATCAAAAAGAATTGCACAGCTCCGAACTGCCAGCATTCATATTCTATGATCATATAATGAAGACAGAACTAAGGGAGAGGAGCACTACTTGAAAACACCGTTGCTCCAGCGTTCCAGCATATCACTAAGATTCACCTTAAATGATCTGAAATAATAGACAGAATTACCGCTCAATCAAAAAGGTGTCGTCGCATTATATTTGCTACTATGGACCTGGCATCTACAATTTTTAACCCTTCTAAATCGTGAAATCTTCAAAATATGTTACTAGCAATGAAGCTAACTTGTGCTGGTGTTATAAACAGTATTCAACGGACCATATATCCGCAAGCAAGGATATAACTATGGCATATATGAGTCATCCCAACTTAAGCCACGTTAATGGTATCGATCTCCCTCGGAGAGTACAATGACTAACCCTTTTATTGGTGGTACATATTCCCATATTTGAGGTTTCGCATCCTTATCCTTGCGTATCTGCGAAGAGATATAGGTGGAATAACAGATTAATAATGCAATAGTTATAACTGCCTTCTTAATAATGGTAATATAGCTGAAGTTCATATCATCCTTCTTACTTGGAGACCTACAACTTCATCCGTTGCCAATAGGGTTATAAAACCAAAGTCCGAATGAGCTCCAGCTCCAAAAATTCCATTCGCTGGATCAGAAACTTGACCTATATAACAAACGAACACCATCTTATGAGTTAAAATAGTTGTAGGATTAAATTACAAAACTTTTGATTGAAAATTTACCATCGTAGTGTAGTAACCCTAGTGTTTGTATGGCCTCGCCAGGCATTTCTGGCTTGTCGAAGAAATGGATGTCGAGATCAAGAGCAAGGGCCACAAGCCTACCAACTGATTTAGCCACTTCCCTAAAATGATTTACATGAAAACAGTTCAACTCAGCGTATATCATCCACTCTAGAAAAGACTAATCTAGAAGAAATGTGGAAAAGGAGTATTGAAAGTTAAGATGCTAATCAATCATTCATCCTAAAACCTTGTCACTAGAATTCGGACCCTACGATATTCTGCCCAACAGAGTTGCAAACTTGGCAGCAGATATGAGTAAAGAGCGCTATTTAAAATGCCGAGAGGGAAACCAGCGATTTCTGACATGGAACGAACATTGATCACATGCTTATCGACACACATGCACAAGCACTCTGATCCTATAAAACATATGTAGTTCCAAGTACAAGCGCATAACTTACAAGCATTGTCTATGATATTCCTCCATGATCTCCGTCCAACCCGGCAACACATCTGCAACGACAACAAAAAGTACAAAATGATCAATAAGAGCACTTCCACTGTGGGCAATAGCCCTATGGATTGGCTCCAAATTAATTCCAAATTAATTCCAACCCCACCCCCACACCCCCCCCCACTCCCCCAAAAACCCCTCCAGCCCACCTCGGGAGCCCGACCAAAAGGTCAGGCGTAAATCCAAGGCCCGAGTGCGTGATGTGTGATGCAAGGCTAACGCCAATAacgttattaaaaaaatttgcgcTAGCCACGTGGGCAGCGTCACTGACATATTTTTTCAGACAGTGGGGCCCATGTGTCACCCCACTCAGTTACTGTAGCTTGAGTAACGTGGCTGCTTCcaggccgttggatttccaacatcTATTTTTTctgggccgttggatttctaattttttttaatctaacgGTCCggattaattaagttaataaaaaatttaaaaaaaatcaaaaatcggaaaaaaatttcaaaaaattcattttttttctttttctataaataccttaccattttctcccaccttacaccacatttcaatattttcaacgaTTCTAAACAGGTAAGGTC
This window contains:
- the LOC103400711 gene encoding NADP-dependent malic enzyme — its product is MLQRSLFLLVLKQSTPSASASCAPTSASLISAFELKGSLRKVGAESDLKLLLGPLRMASKVTDSTVEIDPKSTVGGGVEDVYGEDTATEDQLVTPWTYSVASGYSLLRDPQYNKGLAFTEKERDAHYLRGLLPPATASQQLQERKLMNTIRQYQVPLQKYMALTELQERNERLFYKLLIDNVEELLPIVYTPTVGEACQKFGSIFRRPQGLYISLKEKGKVLEVLKNWPERTVQVIVVTDGERILGLGDLGCQGMGIPVGKLALYTALGGVRPSACLPVTIDVGTNNEQLLEDEFYIGLRQKRTRGKEYEDLLQEFMSAVKQNYGEKVIVQFEDFANHNAFELLSRYRTSHLVFNDDIQGTASVVLAGVVAALKLIGGSMSEHRFLFLGAGEAGTGIAELIALEISKKTKVPVEETRKKIWLVDSKGLIVSSRKDSLQHFKQPWAHEHEPVKDLLDAVKAIKPTVLIGSSGVGRTFTKEVIEAVSSFNEKPLILALSNPTSQSECTAEEAYTYSEGRAIFASGSPFDPVEYNGKVFIPGQSNNAYIFPGFGLGLVISGAIRVHDDMLLAASEALAGLVSEENFAQGLIYPPLSNIRKISAQIAANVAAKAYDLGVATRLPRPENLLKYAESCMYSPIYRNYR